The genomic interval CTAAAAGTTGTTCATAGTCTATCAGAGGCTACCAGAAATTTGATGTCATATATATTATATCTCATGAGAAGACAAATCAAGATATCATCCATTTAGTTTAATATTGGTTGTGAATTAGGGATAAACAGGGTATGTGCACACTGATACAGTGTCCTTAGCTCATCTGATGCATAAAGAGAATAATGCTCAacattctgctactgatcaataccTCAAGAGATGATCATGAGAATGAAATCATTAAATTCATCATGTGTTTTGCCTGTTACTGTCAGACTAATCAAGCTTTAGCCAAGTGGAACAGTGTGTGTGCTTTTTCCTCTGCAAGAGGTTTTCAGTAAGCTTCCACAATACCAAGCCAAAAATTCCTCTGAGACCTACTTTTCTGGAGCATTTTTTATCTGAGAGAACTACAATTTTactttcctttctttttcctgCGACTTCATTTTTTTGGATAAAATTGCTCAAGATCTTATTGGAAATAGATATAAATGTACCACTGAGAATGAGAAATTTGACTTATGTACTGATCTAGTCGCAAATATAAGGATTTGATGATTCAATTGTTATTAATTTGGATCTAAGCATTTCAGATTAATGATTTAGGCTTAGTGAAATTATTGGACTAATCTTTCCATGAAattggatgatttttttttattggacAATTTTAATTTATGTACATCCAAAATTCAATTCATTTTAGTTATAGTTATGGGTGTATATATTTACAGATGTTCTTTTCTGTGGTCACCCCATCAGAAGTCAAAAGTACCCAAACCTTAGGCAGTGAGGACAAATTTTTAAGTCAATAGGGTTTTCTGACTATAAATCTGTCAAATTTAAGGCTAATTGTTAAGAACTCATTGACTAAAGTTGGAGAAGTTCAAATCAGACATTTGTTGCCTCAATCCATAAAATTGCACTGCTATAGTATCTGTTGACACAATTTCCAGTTGAGTTCTCATGGAAAGCCAATTGGGAAGAAGATACTCATTCAAGGTccccttttttcttcttttgtcagAAAACACTATCACTGAATCACACTGCAAACATGGATCACAGCAGAACTAAAAGATTTAAATGTGGATTAGTTGTTCAGATGACCTCCATAATACCCTTCCATTATTCATTCTGTAAGGATGAGAACATCATATATGATGAGATGGAATTCAAGCAGAAGAAAGTAGCAAGAGAAATGGAAGGTCCTTTTCAACATCAAACAAAGTTGCCTGCTCATGTACTTTCACAAATATAAATTATCATGGGTCTCCACTCTTCTACATATAACATGCTGACATAGAccacataaattacaagaatctaaACTCAAAACCTTGCCAAGTTGTGGATTTATAGTATAAATTTACATTATGATGGCTTTGGTGCGGAGAGACCTGAATCCTCTTTTTATCCAGAATCCAAATCGATTTCCAGAAGCAGAGCAGTTTGTGTTTCTATCGAAATTAAAAGTTTCAAACGAACCTTGAGTCCTTTCTAGACATAAATTAGCAACCAAGCCAAAGCAGCAAAAAGGGCCATCATCATGGTGCTTGTCAACCGCGTGGCGGCATTCGGTAACCATGGATACGAATCTGGGGGAGGCATGACACAGTTGTCACCATTGAAGTATACGCGCCGTGGAAAGGCCCACCCCTTCTCGAAGGTAAAAGTTGATGGGTCCTTCCGGAATAGAAGTTCCGACTGCACATTTCCATAAGGTCCGGCTTCCATGAGGAAGTCATTATAGTACTTGACACCCCATAGCATTGCAGTATCATCTGTCAGACCAAAGCCAGTAAGATTTTAGTTATAGAAAGAAGCATTAAGCAACATGTATGCTAAACCATATAGATTTCAGACCAACAGACACACCAAAAGCACCATGAGTTCTTGTGAAATTAGATCAGTTACCACCACCATGATGAAATCTCACAGGATAAACAGATTACCAGATTACCGTATTCCCCCGCCCACATTTCAATAGTGAGAGAAAATGTCAAAGAATGAACTTGAGGAAAAATAGAAATGAATGAAAAGAAACTTACTTATGCCTCCGTACGGCGTCAATGACTTGTAATTGAAACTAAAAAGTTGAGTGAGATTGTCTAAGTTCGGATGCTGGATAACAAGGTTCCACTGTGTATAATTCATCCGGTAGTTGAAATTTGTTATTGCAATCTTCACACGCCAGTACTCCTTGTAGTTTAGTTTGACATGCCAATGGACCCTTACTGGGCACATATGTGATGTGCACTGGACCAATGGTGTGAAGCTGTTTTTGCCAGGACCGTTGATGACAGAGGCTAAATAAGGCGAATCTCCTCTGGCATAGTAAACAGTAACATCATCAATATATCAGCTAAAATTTTCATAGTGAGAGAATTAAAGAGGTTGGCATTTGAACTCACTCCACGCAGCTTCCTGGTTGAGTTGCATTATTTTGACAACCACATGTGCACGTCGGACAGTTAACAATTGTGTCATTGTAGAAGGATGAAAGGGATACGCAGCAAGTAGGAGTCTTCTGAGCGAGAAATTGGGAATATGTACATGTAACATTCCATGTCACTGCGATTAAGCATCGAAGAAAATGTTAGCCGACTATAAGGACTGTCATTTCTTGAGTTTCGAAAAAGCAGAATTGACTAGCTAGGCGAAGTGGCTATCCTACATTACTTGATTGGTATTTCATTGTGCAAAAGAACTAAAGAGCCGAATCCACTACCTGGAAGCTTATCCTATTTAAAATATCAAACTACTAGCTTTTCGCAATTTTTCTTTGATGACTTACTAAGAGCTTGAGTTGTTCTCCTTCCATCTTGTGTAACAAATTTAGTAGGCTTCACAATCTTGGCTATTCCACATGTATATCCAGGTCCTGGTGCCCTCAGGGTAAAGTTCTTGGGCACACGGACAGTCTTGTTGGTGGTCCCCGCTGCACCAACACTGACCTGGAATGAACTTGCAGCATTGGCTGGATCTTGCACCCATGAATTAATCACCCCTCCTTTGCAACAATTGGCGATTTGCTGGTTATATGGTGTTCCAGGAAGTAGATCAACAACTGTCGGATCTTTCTTACAGCAATGTGGAGTGTTCCCCTTGAATCTTGAGCAATCACCCTGCTCTGTGGTCTGGGCTCCTACCATTGACCAGATGACCTCCTTCTTTGCCCAGGTCCACCCAAGAATCCATCCGGGTGCTTGAATGTGACGATATTGCTGGAAATTGAATATCGTAACGACCGCCTGAAAATGATtcatatcaatattttgattGTAGATGCAAAATTCACTTGCTATATAAACTGACAGAAGTTTATGCAAGGATGATCTCAAGAAGGCAAGAATTTGAGTTGTCTCTTCAATCAGTTACTATGAGAATTTATACATGGCGAA from Musa acuminata AAA Group cultivar baxijiao unplaced genomic scaffold, Cavendish_Baxijiao_AAA HiC_scaffold_778, whole genome shotgun sequence carries:
- the LOC135663982 gene encoding COBRA-like protein 1 encodes the protein MGTDLSSSTFAVTGSMGKLATFALFLFVLVLSSLIPSTEAYDSLDPNGNITIKWDIMQWTPDGYVAVVTIFNFQQYRHIQAPGWILGWTWAKKEVIWSMVGAQTTEQGDCSRFKGNTPHCCKKDPTVVDLLPGTPYNQQIANCCKGGVINSWVQDPANAASSFQVSVGAAGTTNKTVRVPKNFTLRAPGPGYTCGIAKIVKPTKFVTQDGRRTTQALMTWNVTCTYSQFLAQKTPTCCVSLSSFYNDTIVNCPTCTCGCQNNATQPGSCVEGDSPYLASVINGPGKNSFTPLVQCTSHMCPVRVHWHVKLNYKEYWRVKIAITNFNYRMNYTQWNLVIQHPNLDNLTQLFSFNYKSLTPYGGINDTAMLWGVKYYNDFLMEAGPYGNVQSELLFRKDPSTFTFEKGWAFPRRVYFNGDNCVMPPPDSYPWLPNAATRLTSTMMMALFAALAWLLIYV